CGGGCCGGCGTCGACGGGGCGCTGCGGGGCGAGGCCCTCGAGCCGGAGCGGTTGCTCGACCTGGCCCGGGCCTGGGCCGCGATCGATGGGCGCCCTTGAGGTCGGGCCGTGCTATAATCGCGACGGTTCGACGGAGCCGAGGAGGTGAGCTCCCGCAGCTCAACTGACGGAGAGCCGGAAGGCGGCCGAGATGCAGTTCATCAGCCCGACCAAGGGGCCGCTCGACTTCGACGCGATGTTCGAGGAGATCATCGCCTACGTGAGGGAGAAGCCGGAGGCCACCTACCGGGTCATCGTGGGCACCGACTCGCAGCTGCGAGAGCAGACGAGCTTCGTCACGGCGATCATCGTCCACCGGGTCGGCAAGGGTGCCCGGTATTTCTACTCGCGTGAGCGGGAGGTCTTCGGCCGCAGCCTCCGGCAGCGCATCTTCCACGAGGCGGCGCGCAGCCTCGAGGTGGCGGGCATGCTGGCCTCTCGCCTGGCCGCCAACGGGCACGCGGACTTCGACGTCGAGATCCATCTCGACATCGGTCGCCACGGCGAGACGCGCGACCTGATCCGCGAGGTCGTCGGCATGGTGACGGGCAGCGGCTTCGACGCCCGCATCAAGCCCGACGCCTTCGGCGCCTCCAAGGTGGCCGACAAGTACACCAAGTAGCCGCGTCGCCGCACTGAGGCGCCCTCGCCCTGTCGCCTTCCTCCGTCGCTCGCGCCCCCTGCCCCCCCACCGGGGTCCTTGCATACCGTGGTGAGCAGCCTCTCGAGGAGCGGCATGGGGCGAGGTGCGACAGGACCTCCCGATGAACGGCTATCGCCCGAACGGCCACCGCCGCGTGCGGGTGGTGCTCGACGGGCGTCTCATCGACGGTCACGGACGTCTCGACGCGCGAGCAGCCTGGGTGGACGCCGGGCCCATCGCGTTTCGATGGGGGGCCCGCCTCGACATCGGTGAGGACGTGCTGGGCTGGCGCGATGCCCGCAGCGGGCGGACGGTGGTCTTCCGCCGCGGCGACCCCCACGCCGAGGTCGAGGGCCACGGCGTCGTGCCGCTATCCGCCTCTCCGGAGTGGTCGGACGGCCAGCTGCTGTTGCCCGCGGACGCGGTGGCCCTGGCGGGAGGCGCCACGGTCCGGCTGGACCGGAGAGCCGGCGCGCTCTTCATCACCCGCCCGGATCCCTACCTCGCACGGTTTCGGATCCTCATAGACCCCGGGCACGGCGGGAACGACCCGGGATGTACCTACGGCGACGGCCGGCTGGAGAAAGATCTCAACCTCGACGTGGCGCGCCGGCTGGCCCGGCTGCTCCAGGCCGCCGGGGCTGCGGTGGCCCTGAGCCGGACCTCCGACGTCGAGCTCTCCCCGCTGCAGCGATGCGCCCGGGCCCGGCAGTTCCAAGCCCACCTGGCCATCAGCCTGCATCACAACGCCTTCTGGGACCCATCGTTGCAGGGGGCCGAGGGCTACTTCTACCGGCACGACCCCGGCCGGAGACTGGCGGCGAGCCTG
This genomic interval from Limnochorda sp. LNt contains the following:
- a CDS encoding ribonuclease H-like YkuK family protein, with amino-acid sequence MQFISPTKGPLDFDAMFEEIIAYVREKPEATYRVIVGTDSQLREQTSFVTAIIVHRVGKGARYFYSREREVFGRSLRQRIFHEAARSLEVAGMLASRLAANGHADFDVEIHLDIGRHGETRDLIREVVGMVTGSGFDARIKPDAFGASKVADKYTK
- a CDS encoding N-acetylmuramoyl-L-alanine amidase family protein; protein product: MRQDLPMNGYRPNGHRRVRVVLDGRLIDGHGRLDARAAWVDAGPIAFRWGARLDIGEDVLGWRDARSGRTVVFRRGDPHAEVEGHGVVPLSASPEWSDGQLLLPADAVALAGGATVRLDRRAGALFITRPDPYLARFRILIDPGHGGNDPGCTYGDGRLEKDLNLDVARRLARLLQAAGAAVALSRTSDVELSPLQRCARARQFQAHLAISLHHNAFWDPSLQGAEGYFYRHDPGRRLAASLVGALARVLGIPNRGVREASVGILRCMPCTAALVEAAFVSEPRLARAFAHPWPRTKEAMALLEGIRGFCGALRGDGVLWAPPGP